The following proteins are encoded in a genomic region of Eriocheir sinensis breed Jianghai 21 chromosome 2, ASM2467909v1, whole genome shotgun sequence:
- the LOC127002761 gene encoding CCR4-NOT transcription complex subunit 1-like isoform X6 has product MNLDSLTAALSHIGNLVASLTKKNLNSSVQEIQEVVRQFGGEAERHLYRVLIGHLEWSGSQGGESHRPSPNNNNNNNKDKEAVNSAGVASLAWSSTNGGASALLLQHLGATLPSASFIASLAFAIANPLNTSKVKPQWVSGVCRALRLSRLQEVTLCLYLLQETNQEVRSQSIAILKLKLPDLVRAYIDTETEDRELLELSTEALHLLLTHIVHLWRDPPVVLLPQESLQAFISALQREFPQSRVPVVLAPLLYPDSDILMEKMTQEQPSNMAKNLLDGSLADLVLELGYSFCNTVEECRNNLVNFGVNSITPAAVAKVLGIMVRTHTGLPSEQIGLQNLNTPSSLWSDSKDKAANNQSQSGGNEVGVPGSSSLSGPHGWNVEVFIKALLEVLSNLNVKEIFTKLDHKGFFVKDRQGLKLLITALRCLLQGQGIRPDLFLVECFYRQWKNTEEQLSLITQILKNTDIFCLTDYHCHMVSTDSLKTMPELDNKEIATWKSVQLLETLLYLGEAGHYTAIKELFKFPIQHCPDILVLGLVQVNFPVTMLRQDLIASLIPIFLGNHPNAAIILHHAWHTQNNTNTVRQIIMHAMSEWYMMVENDQTRLSRILDVAQDLKALSLLLNAQSFPFVVDLACLAYRREFLKLDKWLTDKIREHGEPFISACIKFLQRRCPQLVGGKEDMLPKSAQLPPETMATILVCLNACHMNVSQDLSDTIIQMFQNCNLMNRPRAQPGVIGFPGPGPTPSTEGPIGNVASTFGNLTIGGAGVSSSIFPTPVSSSISFGGQVSIGTAPGSPGRPLGPSNAPGTSQSPLPTLLPNLQLGPALPVAPMGSQLSAQPVSSTLPSSLRSHSVQPTVAPTRQMDMSQIFDMPQSVSKEVEDEANSYFQRIYNHPPHPTLSIEEVLDMLKKFHESSNKREREVYSCMLRNLFEEYRFFPTYPDKELFTTARLFGGIIEQGLVEYMALGVALRYVMEALQKPHGSKMYYFGIVALDRFRSRLKEYPRYCQHLMAIQHFNEFQPHLIEYIKYGTQSQEPPTRPSGVVLPPSINVSPSSAVPGTSASLVVATAPVGVPQPSGVPPVVSSVGKSLPPATTTTTTMAPAITKPPSLAATNNAVGSGKPTITTTNIETLLVATEKEEKITPPPEHIQDKVAFIFNNLAQVNLPQKCEELREVVGDDYWLWVAQYLVMKRASIENNFHTLYSLFLDQLKMSSFNSMVCRETLRNIKVLLRADKSAANFSDKSLLKNLGHWLGMLTLAKNKPILHTDIDMKSLLIESYNKGLQEMQYVIPFVAKVMESCAKSRVFKAPNPWTMAIMNVLAELHKEPEMKLHLKFEIEVLCNKLEINLDDLKPANVLNDRERIARLKPQLSQPGGSKRAESTPLFPPMQAFSLSSFIPKTSWSQVAPPGVVVDSSTVPVQSSPVGATPTPPTVLPSHPSTTPTPIQPQQPPASEARFIYSDISVASLRGLEPHINVSVPQFPLQVCGVTTNVQLKQLVRHAVELAVQEIVAAVIERSIKIAITTAEHIIKKDFALDPDESRMRAATHHMVRNLTAAMAMITCRDYLATNITKSIKQGLMQAFSRTNPQQLPQPVEQMEQLAAAIAQENVGIACAFIQKNAAEKAVNEMDKRLSQEYEARKVARTEGRRYCDPMILTYQAERMPEQIRLKVGGITPPQMAVYEEFARNIPGFLPITDQDTMFLPKPVPVGAQQQQQQQQQQQQQQQQQQQQQQQQQQQQQQQQQQQQQQQQQQQQQQQQQQQQQQQQQQQQGPHTQQQAFGNEEATAFLVLTERISAELEHTIQTFNTLAPSSPLLPMLHALREGLLLTRTNRDVHAAQVLLRKCVDNLIEGARELPSEPELSQLALRFRDCHLIVLKAMADHRCYGVVWTSKNITKCWTEARDDVKYNLDVVDWLIRSNLLNLQMLDEHLARTLDDPRVHSFFLPSIFVMQLVQMYLIDDPSSSVLSETDLQLTLEALVRLCHSRQGPEGLIALIEALRMKHDLLSGERIAGSNSLSSLNNPISAGPSLHFHSGVTQARDFQDPPALQEKTEVLLREWITMYHSPSAGQGSASAFQHFVKQMNLHGILKTDDLITRFFRICISMCRDLCVRSILEQGQGPSPTYVRSKCFQNLDAFVRLIALLVKHSGEATNPTTKINLLNKVLGLVCGIMIHDIESNTTDFQQLPYHRILIMLFLELNAPEAILESINLPVCEVLMAFTQTLHLLRPSKCPGFAYAWLEIVSHRVFIGRMLAITPQQKGWSMYSMLLADLFKFLAPFLRNAELAKPLTMLYKGTLRVLLVLLHDFPEFLCEYHYGFCDVIPPNCIQMRNLILSAFPRNMRLPDPFTPNLKVDMLPEITVSPKIHTTVANLIQPPDFKKNLDSYLKNRTPVTFLSDMRTYLQQVSSEPGMRYNMSVMNSLVLYVGMQAIAQIHSKGLTPSMSTIAHSAHMDIFQNLGVDLDTEGRYLFLNAIANQLRYPNSHTHYFSCTLLHLFAEANTEAIQEQITRVLLERLIVNRPHPWGLLITFIELIKNPSFKFWSHEFVKCAPEIEKLFESVARSCMVQKVSAPREGEA; this is encoded by the exons ATGAACCTAGACTCGCTAACTGCTGCTTTGTCTCATATTGGTAATCTGGTCGCCAGTTTGACAAAGAAAAACCTGAACTCTAGTGTCCAAGAGATTCAGGAA GTGGTGCGTCAGTTTGGTGGAGAGGCAGAGCGACATTTGTACCGGGTGTTGATTGGTCACCTGGAGTGGTCTGGGTCTCAGGGAGGAGAAAGCCACCGACCTTCaccaaataataacaacaataacaataag GACAAGGAGGCTGTAAATAGTGCAGGTGTAGCCTCCCTCGCCTGGTCGTCCACCAACGGGGGGGCAAGTGCCCTCCTACTTCAGCATCTGGGGGCcactcttccttctgcttcttttatTGCCAGTCTTGCATTTGCCATAGCAAACCCACTCAACACTAGCAAG GTCAAGCCACAGTGGGTAAGTGGGGTGTGCAGGGCTTTGAGGCTCTCCCGCCTTCAGGAAGTCACCCTCTGTTTGTACCTGCTTCAAGAAACTAATCAGGAAGTACGAAGTCAGTCCATTGCCATCCTCAAGCTTAAGCTTCCAGATCTTGTCCGTGCTTACATAGATACAG AAACTGAGGACCGGGAATTACTAGAGCTATCAACGGAAGCTTTACATCTATTGTTGACACACATTGTGCATCTGTGGAGGGATCCCCCAGTTGTCCTTTTACCCCAGGAGTCTTTGCAAGCCTTCATCTCTGCTCTACAGCGAGAGTTTCCTCAGTCACGAGTACCTGTGGTTTTGGCCCCGCTGCTCTACCCTGATTCGGATATTCTGATGGAAAAGATGACTCAGGAACAGCCATCCAACATGGCCAAGAATCTA CTGGACGGGTCCTTGGCAGACCTGGTGTTGGAGCTTGGCTACAGCTTCTGCAACACTGTGGAAGAATGTCGAAACAATTTGGTCAATTTTGGGGTGAACTCCATCACTCCAGCCGCTGTTGCCAAAGTGTTGGGTATTATGGTTCGGACTCACACTGGCCTGCCCTCAGAACAG ATTGGACTTCAGAACCTCAACACACCTAGTTCCCTGTGGAGTGACAGTAAGGACAAGGCTGCCAACAATCAGTCACAATCCGGTGGTAATGAAGTGGGTGTGCCGGGCTCCAGCAGCCTCTCAGGGCCCCATGGCTGGAACGTGGAGGTGTTCATCAAGGCCCTGCTGGAAGTCCTGTCCAACCTGAACGTTAAGGAAATCTTCACCAAGCTGGATCACAAAGGATTCTTTGTCAAGGATAGACAAGGCTTGAAGCTTCTCATTACTGCTTTAAG GTGTCTCCTGCAAGGCCAGGGGATACGACCTGACTTGTTCCTAGTAGAATGCTTCTACCGCCAGTGGAAGAACACAGAGGAGCAGCTGAGCCTTATCACACAAATACTCAAGAATACTGACATATTCTGTCTCACGGATTACCACTGCCACATGGTGTCAACTGATAGCCTTAAGACTATGCCTGAATTGGATAACAAAGAG ATTGCAACCTGGAAATCTGTGCAGTTGCTAGAAACTCTACTATATCTGGGCGAGGCCGGCCACTACACAGCCATCAAGGAGCTTTTCAAGTTTCCCATCCAGCACTGTCCAGACATCTTGGTGTTGGGCTTGGTGCAG GTCAACTTCCCTGTCACAATGTTGCGACAGGACCTCATCGCTTCACTCATCCCCATATTCCTTGGCAATCATCCCAATGCTGCTATCATTCTCCACCATGCCTGGCACACACAG aataaCACCAACACTGTGCGCCAAATCATCATGCACGCCATGTCTGAGTGGTACATGATGGTGGAAAACGACCAGACAAGGTTGAGCCGCATTCTTGATGTGGCACAAGACCTCAAAGCCTTGTCTCTGCTTCTCAACGCCCAGTCTTTCCCTTTTGTGGTTGACTTGGCTTGCTTGGCATACCGAC GGGAGTTCCTCAAGTTGGATAAATGGCTGACAGACAAAATACGGGAACACGGTGAACCCTTCATATCAGCCTGCATCAAATTTCTTCAACGACGATGTCCCCAGcttgtaggagggaaggaggacatgTTGCCAAAGTCTGCCCAGCTACCTCCAGAGACCATGGCCACCATCCTTGTCTGCCTCAATGCTTGTCACAT GAATGTGTCACAGGACCTGTCGGACACAATAATCCAGATGTTCCAGAACTGCAACTTAATGAACAGACCCAGAGCCCAGCCTGGAGTG ATTGGCTTCCCTGGTCCTGGTCCAACTCCATCAACCGAGGGACCAATAGGAAATGTGGCCTCAACCTTTGGCAACTTGACCATTGGTGGAGCCGGAGTGTCATCTTCTATCTTCCCCACCCCggtctcctcctccatcagcttCGGGGGCCAAGTGTCAATCGGCACGGCTCCCGGTTCCCCAGGTCGCCCCTTAGGACCCTCCAATGCCCCCGGAACATCACAGTCTCCCTTGCCCACCCTATTGCCGAATTTGCAGCTTGGACCTGCCCTTCCTGTGGCACCAATGGGCTCTCAGCTGTCCGCACAACCTGTCTCATCAACATTACCCTCTTCACTGCGGTCTCATTCTGTCCAGCCCACCGTTGCTCCCACCAGACAGA TGGACATGTCACAGATATTTGACATGCCTCAGTCAGTAAGCAAGGAGGTCGAGGATGAGGCCAACAGCTATTTCCAACGAATCTACAACCATCCTCCACATCCCACCCTCTCTATTGAAGAG GTCTTAGATATGCTGAAAAAATTCCATGAGTCATCCAATAAGAGGGAGCGAGAAGTCTACTCCTGCATGCTGAGGAATCTCTTTGAAGAATACCGCTTTTTCCCGACCTACCCAGACAAGGAACTCTTCACAACAGCGAGGCTCTTTGGTGGAATCATTGAGCAGGGCCTTGTTGA GTACATGGCTCTTGGAGTGGCATTGAGGTATGTGATGGAGGCTCTCCAGAAGCCACATGGCAGCAAGATGTACTACTTTGGTATTGTGGCCTTAGACAGGTTTCGGAGCAGACTGAAGGAGTATCCGAGGTACTGCCAGCACTTGATGGCCATTCAGCACTTCAACGAGTTTCAGCCACACTTGATTGAG TACATCAAGTATGGAACACAGTCACAAGAACCTCCCACCCGACCATCTGGAGTGGTTTTGCCTCCTTCAATTAATGTTTCCCCGAGTTCCGCTGTGCCGGGAACTTCGGCTTCTCTCGTAGTTGCCACAGCCCCTGTTGGAGTTCCTCAGCCCTCGGGAGTGCCTCCTGTTGTTTCATCTGTAGGGAAAAGTTTGCCCccggccaccaccactaccaccaccatggcACCGGCCATCACCAAGCCTCCCTCACTGGCAGCTACCAATAATGCTGTTGGCTCTGGAAAG ccaacaataacaacaaccaacATAGAGACACTTCTAGTAGCcactgaaaaagaggagaaaattacTCCTCCTCCAGAGCATATTCAAGACAAAGTGGCTTTCATTTTCAACAACCTCGCTCAAGTTAATTTGCCCCAGAAG TGTGAGGAGCTCCGTGAAGTGGTGGGAGACGACTACTGGCTCTGGGTAGCTCAGTACCTGGTCATGAAGAGAGCTTCCATCGAGAACAACTTCCACACCCTGTATTCTCTGTTTCTGGACCAACTCAAGATGAGCTCCTTCAACTCAATGGTTTGCCGGGAGACACTCAGAAACATCAAG GTACTTCTAAGGGCTGATAAGTCTGCAGCTAATTTCTCTGACAAGTCTTTGTTGAAGAATCTTGGACACTGGCTGGGAATGCTCACCCTGGCCAAAAACAAGCCAATACTCCACACAGATATCGACATGAAATCCCTGCTTATTGAATCCTATAACAAAGGATTACAG GAGATGCAGTATGTGATTCCCTTCGTGGCCAAGGTGATGGAGTCTTGTGCCAAAAGTCGTGTGTTCAAGGCCCCCAATCCCTGGACCATGGCCATCATGAATGTTTTGGCTGAACTCCATAAAGAACCGGAAATGAAACTGCATCTCAAATTTGAGATTGAGGTGCTCTGCAACAAGCTTGAAATTAATCTTGAT gATCTGAAACCCGCCAATGTACTGAATGACCGGGAGCGCATCGCCCGGCTCAAGCCTCAGCTCTCACAGCCAGGAGGGTCCAAGAGAGCAGAATCCACTCCGCTCTTCCCTCCTATGCAAGCCTTCTCACTGTCTTCTTTCATAC CAAAGACAAGTTGGTCTCAAGTGGCCCCTCCAGGTGTAGTTGTGGACTCCAGCACCGTTCCTGTCCAAAGCTCTCCTGTCGGTGCCACGCCCACCCCACCCACCGTGCTACCctcccacccctccaccaccccgaCCCCCATCCAGCCTCAACAGCCGCCTGCCTCAGAGGCACGCTTTATATATTCAGACATTAGCGTTGCCTCCCTCAGGGGCTTGGAGCCTCACATAAATGTCTCTGTACCTCAG TTTCCGCTCCAGGTTTGTGGTGTGACGACCAATGTACAACTGAAGCAGCTGGTTCGTCACGCTGTTGAGTTGGCCGTCCAGGAGATCGTCGCAGCAGTCATTGAGCGCAGCATCAAGATAGCCATCACCACTGCTGAGCACATAATTAAGAAAGACTTTGCCCTTGACCCCGATGAGTCCAGGATGCGGGCTGCCACACACCACATGGTCCGCAACCTGACGGCAGCTATGGCCATGATCACCTGCCGAGACTACCTGGCCACCAACATCACCAAGAGCATCAAGCAAGGACTGATGCAGGCATTCTCCCGG aCCAATCCTCAGCAGCTACCCCAGCCTGTGGAACAGATGGAGCAGCTTGCCGCAGCTATTGCTCAGGAGAATGTGGGCATTGCTTGTGCCTTCATCCAGAAAAATGCTGCTGAGAAAGCTGTGAATGAGATGGACAAGAGATTGTCACAA GAGTATGAGGCTCGTAAAGTGGCTCGCACCGAGGGACGGCGCTACTGTGACCCAATGATCCTCACCTACCAGGCTGAACGCATGCCTGAGCAGATCCGCCTGAAAGTGGGCGGCATCACTCCCCCACAGATGGCAGTGTACGAGGAATTTGCCCGTAACATCCCAGGCTTCCTCCCCATCACCGATCAAGACACAATGTTCCTTCCCAAGCCAGTGCCTGTTGGCGCG cagcagcaacagcagcagcaacagcagcagcaacaacagcagcagcagcagcaacaacagcagcagcagcagcagcagcaacaacaacagcaacaacagcagcagcaacaacagcagcagcaacaacaacagcagcagcagcagcaacaacaacagcagcagcaacaacaacagcaacaagggCCTCACACACAGCAGCAGGCCTTTGGAAATGAGGAAGCAACAGCTTTCCTTGTTCTAACTGAAAGGATCAGTGCAGAGCTGGAGCACACCATCCAGACCTTCAACACACTGGCCCCAAGCTCTCCGCTGCTGCCCATGCTTCATGCGCTGCGGGAGGGGCTGCTCCTCACACGGACCAACAGGGACGTCCACGCTGCCCAAGTCCTGCTCAGAAAG TGTGTGGACAATCTGATCGAGGGAGCGCGAGAGCTGCCCAGCGAACCAGAACTCAGCCAACTGGCACTGCGCTTCAGAGACTGCCACCTCATTGTTCTCAAGGCCATGGCTGACCACCGCTGCTACGGTGTGGTCTGGACCTCCAAGAATATTACAAA GTGCTGGACAGAGGCTCGGGATGACGTGAAGTACAACCTGGACGTGGTGGACTGGCTCATCCGCTCCAACCTGCTCAACCTGCAGATGCTGGATGAACACCTTGCTCGCACCCTGGACGATCCCCGCGTccactccttcttccttccttccatctttgtgATGCAGCTAGTTcag ATGTATCTTATAGATGACCCTAGTAGCAGTGTCCTAAGTGAGACAGATTTACAACTAACACTCGAGGCTTTGGTACGCCTGTGTCACTCCAGGCAGGGTCCTGAAGGCCTCATTGCCCTCATTGAAGCTCTACGCATGAAGCACGACTTGCTGAGTGGAGAGCGCATAGCTGGGAGCAACAGTCTGAGCAGCCTGAACAACCCTATCTCTGCCGGGCCAAGTCTTCACTTCCACTCTGGAGTGACACAAGCCAGAGACTTCCAGGACCCACCAGCACTGCAGGAGAAGACGGAGGTGCTGCTGCGGGAGTGGATCACCATGTACCACTCTCCCTCGGCTGGCCAAGGATCTGCATCAGCCTTCCAGCATTTTGTCAAGCAGATGAATCTTCATGGAATTCTGAAGACAGATGATCTCATTACTAG ATTTTTTAGGATATGCATCAGTATGTGTCGCGACCTCTGTGTACGTTCCATCCTGGAGCAGGGGCAGGGCCCCTCGCCCACCTATGTACGCAGCAAGTGCTTCCAGAACCTCGATGCATTTGTGCGGCTCATTGCCTTATTAGTCAAGCACTCGGGAGAAGCCACCAACCCCACGACAAAGATAAACTTACTTAACAAG GTGTTGGGCCTTGTCTGTGGGATCATGATTCATGACATAGAATCCAACACAACAGACTTTCAGCAGCTGCCATATCATCGCATTCTCATTATGCTCTTCCTTGAACTGAACGCCCCGGAGGCAATCCTTGAGTCAATCAATCTTCCGGTATGTGAA GTGCTGATGGCTTTCACCCAGACCCTGCACCTGCTGCGGCCCAGCAAGTGTCCTGGGTTTGCCTACGCTTGGCTGGAAATTGTCAGCCATAGGGTGTTTATAGGTCGCATGTTGGCCATCACTCCACAACAAAAGGGATGGTCAATGTACTCAATGCTGTTAGCAGATCTGTTCAAGTTTTTGGCTCCTTTCCTAAGGAATGCAGAGCTGGCAAAACCCCTCACCATGTTATACAAG GGAACTTTGCGTGTGCTGTTGGTGCTGTTGCACGACTTCCCAGAGTTCTTGTGTGAGTACCACTACGGTTTCTGTGATGTCATCCCTCCAAACTGCATTCAGATGCGGAACCTCatcctctctgccttccctcgAAACATGCGCCTTCCAGATCCCTTCACACCAAACCTCAAAGTTGACATGTTACCAGAGATTACAGTATCACCCAAAATCCACACCACCGTGGCTAATCTCATCCAGCCCCCGGACTTTAAGAAGAACTTGGATTCCTACTTGAAGAACAGGACACCAGTCACATTTCTCTCTGACATGAGAACATACTTGCAG CAGGTCTCCAGCGAGCCTGGGATGCGCTACAACATGTCGGTGATGAACTCCTTGGTGTTGTACGTTGGCATGCAAGCCATCGCTCAGATCCACAGCAAGGGCCTCACTCCTTCTATGTCCACCATTGCACACTCTGCCCACATGGACATCTTTCAGAACCTTGGAGTGGACTTGGATACAGAAG GCCGCTACCTGTTCCTTAACGCAATCGCCAATCAGCTGCGCTACCCCAACAGTCACACCCACTACTTCAGTTGCacactccttcacctcttcgccGAGGCCAACACTGAGGCCATCCAGGAGCAGATCACGCGAGTCTTGCTGGAGCGGCTGATAGTGAACCGTCCTCACCCCTGGGGACTGCTCATCACTTTCATTGAGCTCATCAAGAATCCATCGTTCAAGTTCTGGAGCCACGAGTTTGTGAAGTGTGCTCCAGAGATTGAAAA GTTGTTTGAATCTGTGGCTCGGTCCTGCATGGTCCAGAAAGTGTCTGCTCCCAGGGAGGGCGAGGCCTGA